CGACGCGGCGCGCCAGGCGGAGCGCGCGGCGGTAGTCGGCGGTCCAGATGCCGCACGCCAGGCCGTAGACGGTCGAGTTGGCCTGGGCGACCAGGTCTTCCTCGTCGTCGTACGGCAGGAGGACGCCGACCGGGCCGAAGATTTCCTCCTGGCAGGTTTTCGCGTCCGGCGGGAGACCGTCGAGCAGGGTCGGCAGGTAGTACGCGCCGCGCGCCAAGCGCTCGTCGGAAGGGATTTGCCCGCCGCAGCGCACCACTGCGCCTTCTTCGCGGGCGCGGTCGACCATCGCGGCCACCTTGTCGCGGTGCGCGAACGTCGCCAGCGGACCGACCTGGGTGGCCGGATCGGTGCCGGGGCCGAGACGCAGGGCGGAAGCGGCGGCGATCAGGCGGGAAGCCCATGCGTCGTACTGGCTGCGCGGCAGGAAAATCCGGGATCCGGCGATGCAGCTCTGCCCGGTCGACGAGAAGATTCCATACAGGATTCCGGCGACGGTCTCCTCGACGTCGGCGTCCTCGCAGACGATCGTCGGGGACTTGCCGCCCAGTTCCATGGTGACCGGGATGATCCGGTCCGCGGCGATCCGGCCGAGGACGCGTCCGGTGGCGGTGCCGCCGGTGAAGGCGAGCTTGCCGACCAGCGGGTGGCGGGAGAGCGCGTCGCCGACGACCGAGCCGGGGCCGGGCAGGACGGACAGCAGGGCGGGCGGGATCCCGGCGTCGTGGACGAGGCGGGCCAGCGCCAGCGAGACCAGGGGAGTGGCTTCGGCCGGTTTGAGCAGGACGGCGTTTCCGGCGGCCAGCGCAGGGGCGATTTTCTGGGCGTCGCTGGCGATCGGCGAGTTCCACGGCGTGATCGCGCCGACGACGCCGATCGGTTCGTGCACGCTCATCGTCAGGTGCGCGCCGCGGCTCGGCGGGAGTTCGCCTTCGAGCGTTTCGAGCGCGGCCGCGTAGTACCGGAAAGTCCCGGCCGCGCTCGCGACCAGCGCGCGGGTTTCGCCGAGCGCCTTGCCGGTGTTGCGGGTCTGCAGGAGGGCGAGTTGCTCGGCGTGGTCCTCGATCGCGTCGGCGACGCGCACGAGCAGCCGGGCGCGCTGGTGCGGCAGCAGGTCTCGCCACGCCGGGTCCGCGGCCGCCGCGGCGCCGGCCCGGGCGGCGGCGTCGACCTGGGCGGAGTCGGCGGCGTGGATCGAGGCGACCGTCGAGCCGTCGGCGGGATCCACGCACGCGGACGCGGGACCGCCGCCGCGCTGCCAGTCGCCGCCGACCGGGATTTCGTCGGGCGGGACGGGGAAGGGCTGCATGGCGAAGTCCTTTCGGCGCGGAGGACGGGGATGCGACCGAGGAAACCTTAGACCTAAGATTTCGTCAAGACCCGGCCCGGCCAAGGTCCGTGAAGGACTCCTTGAAGGAATCAGATTCCCTCAAGGAGTCCTTCACGGCGCGCGGGCCGCCGCGAAGACGCCGCGAAGAATTTTAGGCCTAAGGGGTTGTGCGGATCACAGGCCGCGGGGTACAACCCTTATCAGTAAGTCTCTTAGACCTAAGGCATTCGGCGGCGAGCCCGCCGAGGACCCCGGAGGAGTTGCCCCGCGATGACCACCACCGAAAGCAAGCACCAGCACCTCGAGGAGCTCATCGACTCGTGCATCGCCGCTCGCGAGACGCGGTACGAGGACTGGGACACCCTCGGTTTCCAGGCCGCCGCGAAGGGCGACGAGTTCCGCCGCGCGCAGATCCGCTACATCGGCTCCGGCGCGACCGGCAACCACGAGGGCGACGCCCGCCAGCTGCCCTCGGAGCACTTCACCTTCTCCAACATGCGGCTGCCGGTCGGCGCGATCGGCCCGGAGCACACCCACCACGACGTGGAAGAGGCGTTCTTCGTCCTCGAAGGCACCCTGGAGGTGACCGTGCACGACGTCGAGGACGGCACCAAGACCGCCACCCGCGTGCTCGGCTACCGCGACCTGATCCGCGTGCCCGCCGGGGTGCCGCGCAGCCTGCGCAACGCCGGCGACACCGACGCGCTGTTCTGCGTCATCATCGGCGCGCAGAAGCCGCAGCTGCCGACCTACCCGCCCACCTCGCCGATGCACGGCGTCACTCGCTGAGGACGACCGCGATGCCGACGATGCTGCGGGTGCACCGGACGACGTGGCTGGCCGACCGGGTCACGCAGGTGGAACTGCGCGACCCGGAAGGAAAGCCGCTGCCCGGCTGGGAGCCGGGAGCGCACCTTTCCCTGCACCTGCCGAACGGGCTGGTGCGCGAGTACTCCCTCTGCGGCGACCCGGCCGACCGGTACAGCTGGACGGTCGCGGTGCTGCGGGAGGAGTCCTCGCGCGGCGGCAGCGCGTGGGTGCACGAGCGGCTTACGGCGGGAAGCTTGATTCCCGTCGAGGGCCCGCGCAACACCTTCGAACTGCACGACGCTCCGGAGCACCTGCTCGTCGCCGGCGGCATCGGCGTGACCCCGATCCTCGCGATGGCCCGGAAACTCGCCGGCGGCTCCGCGCCGTGGTCCATGCTCTACTGTGGACGGTCGCGCGGCGGGATGGCCTTTCTGGACGAGCTTTCCGGCCTCGCCGGGGACCGGCTGGAAGTGCACGCCGACGACGAGCACGGCGGTCCGCCCGATCTGGCCGCGAGGCTGGCCGGGCTCGCCCCGGGCACGGTCGTGCACTGCTGCGGCCCCGAACCGCTGCTCCGCGCGGTCGAGGCGGCTCTGCCGGAGACGGCCATCCTGCGGGTCGAACGCTTCCGGGCCCCTGAGGCTCCGGCCGCCGCACCGGGAACGGGATTCGACGTTGTGTGCGCCGGTTCCGGGACCCGGGTTTCGGTGGCCGCCGACGAGTCCATTGTGGACGCTCTCGGCCGCACCGGGATCTC
The nucleotide sequence above comes from Amycolatopsis sp. AA4. Encoded proteins:
- a CDS encoding aldehyde dehydrogenase family protein, which encodes MQPFPVPPDEIPVGGDWQRGGGPASACVDPADGSTVASIHAADSAQVDAAARAGAAAAADPAWRDLLPHQRARLLVRVADAIEDHAEQLALLQTRNTGKALGETRALVASAAGTFRYYAAALETLEGELPPSRGAHLTMSVHEPIGVVGAITPWNSPIASDAQKIAPALAAGNAVLLKPAEATPLVSLALARLVHDAGIPPALLSVLPGPGSVVGDALSRHPLVGKLAFTGGTATGRVLGRIAADRIIPVTMELGGKSPTIVCEDADVEETVAGILYGIFSSTGQSCIAGSRIFLPRSQYDAWASRLIAAASALRLGPGTDPATQVGPLATFAHRDKVAAMVDRAREEGAVVRCGGQIPSDERLARGAYYLPTLLDGLPPDAKTCQEEIFGPVGVLLPYDDEEDLVAQANSTVYGLACGIWTADYRRALRLARRVEAGTVWINTYKQFSISTPFSGTKESGLGTDKGRTAIRSYQRQKSLYLSLAEEPIPWARA
- a CDS encoding cupin domain-containing protein — encoded protein: MTTTESKHQHLEELIDSCIAARETRYEDWDTLGFQAAAKGDEFRRAQIRYIGSGATGNHEGDARQLPSEHFTFSNMRLPVGAIGPEHTHHDVEEAFFVLEGTLEVTVHDVEDGTKTATRVLGYRDLIRVPAGVPRSLRNAGDTDALFCVIIGAQKPQLPTYPPTSPMHGVTR
- a CDS encoding PDR/VanB family oxidoreductase; amino-acid sequence: MPTMLRVHRTTWLADRVTQVELRDPEGKPLPGWEPGAHLSLHLPNGLVREYSLCGDPADRYSWTVAVLREESSRGGSAWVHERLTAGSLIPVEGPRNTFELHDAPEHLLVAGGIGVTPILAMARKLAGGSAPWSMLYCGRSRGGMAFLDELSGLAGDRLEVHADDEHGGPPDLAARLAGLAPGTVVHCCGPEPLLRAVEAALPETAILRVERFRAPEAPAAAPGTGFDVVCAGSGTRVSVAADESIVDALGRTGISVPTSCREGVCGTCETKVLSGEPDHRDFVLDDDEKATSGTMMLCVSRCRSAELVLDL